From one Streptomyces sp. ICC1 genomic stretch:
- a CDS encoding TetR/AcrR family transcriptional regulator, with protein MVTGQRGRPRSFDRDAALGKAMFAFWEHGYEATSISDLTASLGISAPSLYAAFGDKRKLFDEVVVVYGGRYAEFAVIALAEEPTARAAVGRVLREAAEIYTDPAHPRGCMVISAAVNTTSEEVAEALRERREATLAMFESRIGADVAAGALPAGTDARTLARYAAAVLQGMSQQSRDGASRRELEAVAERAMLAWP; from the coding sequence ATGGTGACCGGACAGCGCGGCAGGCCCCGCTCCTTCGACCGCGACGCGGCACTCGGCAAGGCGATGTTCGCCTTCTGGGAGCACGGCTACGAGGCGACGTCGATCTCCGACCTGACCGCCTCGCTCGGGATCAGCGCGCCGAGCCTCTACGCCGCCTTCGGCGACAAGCGCAAGCTCTTCGACGAGGTCGTGGTGGTGTACGGCGGGCGGTACGCGGAGTTCGCGGTCATCGCCCTCGCCGAGGAGCCCACCGCCCGCGCGGCCGTGGGGCGCGTCCTGCGCGAGGCGGCCGAGATCTACACCGACCCGGCCCACCCGCGGGGCTGCATGGTGATCAGCGCGGCCGTCAACACCACCTCGGAGGAGGTCGCGGAGGCGCTGCGCGAGCGGCGCGAGGCCACCCTGGCGATGTTCGAGAGCCGGATCGGGGCCGATGTGGCCGCGGGAGCCCTGCCCGCGGGCACGGACGCGCGGACGCTCGCGCGCTACGCGGCGGCGGTGCTCCAGGGGATGTCCCAGCAGTCGCGCGACGGCGCGAGCAGGCGGGAGCTGGAGGCGGTGGCGGAGAGGGCCATGCTCGCCTGGCCGTGA
- a CDS encoding PAS domain-containing sensor histidine kinase, whose amino-acid sequence MNDLVRQHTALSETDLEWLHLLVSEWQLLSDLSFADLVLWVPTLDGSRYVSVAQMRPNTGPTSYQDDMVGHLVPRGRRPLLDAALDEGRIVREGDPEWREEVPVRVESIPVRREGRVLGVIARNTNLLTVRTPSRLELTYLQSASDLAQMIAAGSFPFPGQQVDMDASPRVGDGLIRLDADGVVTYASPNALSAYHRLGLASDLVGQHLGNITSELAPSRGPVDEALVKLASGWAPRETEAEGSGGVIQLRAIPLKPKGTRIGSLVLCRDVTELRRRERELITKDATIREIHHRVKNNLQTVAALLRLQARRMDSPQGREALNEAVRRVGSIAIVHETLSQNLDERVEFDEIADRVIAMVAEISPGKVACRRTGRFGILDAEVATPLSMVLTEILQNALEHAFTQGEGGTVEVSAARSGTGRADARLLISVVDDGCGLPEGFDPQRAGNLGLQIVRTLVEGELGGTFDMVPAEPRGTKVVLDIPASPQK is encoded by the coding sequence ATGAACGACCTCGTACGCCAGCACACCGCTCTCAGTGAAACCGACCTGGAGTGGCTCCATCTGCTGGTCTCGGAGTGGCAGCTGCTCTCCGACCTCTCCTTCGCCGACCTGGTGCTGTGGGTCCCCACCCTGGACGGCAGCCGGTACGTCTCCGTCGCGCAGATGCGCCCGAACACCGGCCCCACCTCGTACCAGGACGACATGGTCGGCCACCTGGTCCCGCGCGGCCGCCGCCCGCTGCTCGACGCCGCCCTCGATGAGGGCCGCATCGTGCGCGAGGGCGACCCGGAGTGGCGCGAGGAGGTCCCGGTCCGCGTCGAGTCGATCCCCGTGCGCCGCGAGGGCCGGGTCCTGGGCGTGATCGCCCGCAACACCAACCTGCTCACCGTGCGTACACCCAGCCGGCTGGAGCTCACCTACCTCCAGTCCGCCTCCGACCTGGCCCAGATGATCGCCGCGGGCTCCTTCCCGTTCCCCGGGCAGCAGGTCGACATGGACGCCTCCCCGCGCGTCGGGGACGGCCTGATCCGGCTGGACGCCGACGGGGTGGTCACCTACGCGTCCCCGAACGCGCTCTCCGCCTACCACCGCCTCGGCCTCGCCTCCGACCTGGTCGGCCAGCACCTGGGCAACATCACCTCCGAACTCGCCCCGTCCCGCGGCCCGGTGGACGAGGCCCTGGTCAAACTCGCCAGCGGCTGGGCGCCGCGGGAGACCGAGGCCGAGGGCAGCGGCGGGGTCATCCAGCTGCGCGCCATCCCGCTCAAGCCCAAGGGGACCCGGATCGGTTCCCTGGTCCTGTGCCGCGACGTCACGGAACTGCGCCGTCGCGAACGTGAATTGATCACGAAGGACGCGACCATCCGGGAGATCCACCACCGGGTGAAGAACAACCTCCAGACGGTGGCGGCGCTCTTGCGCCTCCAGGCCCGCCGGATGGATTCGCCGCAGGGGCGCGAGGCGCTGAACGAGGCCGTCCGCCGCGTCGGTTCGATCGCGATCGTGCACGAGACGCTCTCCCAGAACCTCGACGAGCGCGTCGAGTTCGACGAGATCGCCGACCGCGTGATCGCGATGGTCGCCGAGATCTCCCCGGGCAAGGTCGCCTGCCGGCGCACCGGCCGCTTCGGGATCCTGGACGCGGAGGTCGCCACCCCGCTGTCGATGGTGCTGACGGAGATCCTGCAGAACGCCCTGGAACACGCCTTCACCCAGGGGGAGGGCGGCACCGTGGAGGTGTCGGCGGCCCGCTCCGGCACCGGCCGGGCCGATGCCCGGCTGCTGATCTCGGTGGTCGACGACGGCTGCGGCCTGCCCGAGGGCTTCGACCCCCAGCGGGCCGGCAACCTCGGGCTGCAGATCGTACGGACCCTCGTGGAGGGCGAGCTCGGGGGAACCTTCGACATGGTCCCGGCCGAGCCGCGCGGCACCAAGGTGGTCCTCGACATACCGGCGAGCCCGCAGAAGTAG
- a CDS encoding WhiB family transcriptional regulator, whose product MDWRHNAVCREEDPELFFPIGNTGPALLQIEEAKAVCRRCPVMEQCLQWALESGQDSGVWGGLSEDERRAMKRRAARNRARNATA is encoded by the coding sequence ATGGACTGGCGTCACAACGCCGTTTGCCGCGAGGAAGACCCGGAACTCTTCTTCCCCATCGGCAACACCGGTCCTGCCCTGCTGCAGATCGAGGAAGCCAAGGCCGTCTGCCGCCGTTGCCCCGTCATGGAGCAGTGCCTGCAGTGGGCGCTCGAGTCCGGTCAGGACTCCGGCGTCTGGGGCGGTCTCAGCGAGGACGAGCGCCGCGCGATGAAGCGCCGCGCCGCTCGCAATCGGGCGCGCAACGCAACCGCCTGA